In Elusimicrobiaceae bacterium, the genomic stretch AAATACCCCGCTTATAAAGCGGTGTATTTTGTTATAATAAGAGAGTCGTATAGGAGCAAAAGTACCCGCGCACCAACGCGGTAAATTACAATTTCATCTGTTTTTGGAACCGTATGCAGAATACGGTGCGCTGTCGGAAATCTGACGGCACAGCTCACCTCCAAAGACAGTCGTTTTAGGCACAAGAAGAAAAGGGTCGCTCCTGATTTTTCTTGTGCCGAGTGTTTGCCGCACCTTTGGGTGCGGCAGACCACGGCTGTTATGTGTTGGGTTAGGTGAGCTGGCTCAAGCATAACAGCCGTTTTTTTGCGTCCGTTTTCCAAAACAGAATTGAAAGGAGAGTCGTATGCAAAAAAACAGACATGCCTTCACACTAGTAGAACTATTAGTCGTCGTACTCATTATAGGAGTTTTATCAGCTATTGCTATCCCCATGTATCAAGGAGCTGTAGATAAAAGCCATTGGAGCACTATGCTCCCCGGAGCTAAAGCGATAAAAGACGCCGAAGAAGCTATCAAAATGAGCAATGGAGCTTATACAGATAATATGGCTAATTTAGATGTTACTATGAATAATGCAGATTTAACCTTTGCTTTAGTAACACCTAATAATACGGCCGACCCGAATGTAATCAGAGTGACGAATAGTAAGTTAGCCAATGTACGGTTAGCCAGTTATTTAGATGATAACCCGAAATTTGCCGGGCAGTTACATTGTGAAGCCAAGACGGGTGATGAGCGCGCGGAAAGACTGTGCGGAAAATTACTTATGGGGCAAGAACTAACCTCATCAGACGGCTATACGGGCTATCTACTAGACCAAGAAATCGACAAAGCCACGTGTGATCATGCTAGTCGCAGTTGGAGTACAAGCAAAACAAAATGTTATAAGACAACGGCAGATAGATGTGAAGCATTAGGTCTGGGTGTTGTAGCAGGAATGAATGAGCAATGCGGATATGTAGATGGAGCTGAGAAAACGATCGGATCCGAAGGAATTTGCATGGGCAGTAAAAATGCCGGCTGTCACAGATCAAAATTTGAAAATGGAGGTGCTTGTGTGTCTGACGTAAAGTGGGGGTGTCTAGGCAATAGTTATACAAACGGTTCTATTTGTTACGGCGATTGGAATGATTGTGGCACTACTCATCCAAACTATATAAATTCCTATGATGAAACTTCTTGTTGTTGTGCAAAGAATGGCACCAGCGGTTGTGGATCCGCTCCGACATGTCAGTCGCGCGGCATCGCATGTGACCCGCAATATTTATAATAGAATCAACTGAGAGTGTATCAAAAATCCCGCGCCACACAATGGACGCGGGATTTTTAACCGAAATAAACACGCTATTTATTTTCATGCGGTTTAAATTGCATGGAGTAGAGAGCCGCGTAGGCACCTGCTTTCTTAAGCAATTCGTCATGCGTTCCTTCTTCCGCAATTTTTCCATCATTAATCACCACAATTTTGTCGGCGTTTTGAATCGTGGACAAGCGGTGGGCAATGACAATTACCGTACGGTTCTTCATCAAGTTATCCAACGCTTCTTGCACCACTTTTTCAGATTTGTTATCCAATGCGCTGGTCGCCTCGTCCAAAATTACAATCGGCGCATTCTTTACAAATGCCCGCGCAATAGCTAAACGCTGTTTCTGTCCGCCGGAAAGTAAAATGCCGCGTTCACCAATCTCGGTGTCCAATTGCTGGGGTAATTCTTTGACAAAAGTGTCCAAACAGGCATTTTTCAAAGCCGCCCAAATGGTCTCTTCACTGGCGCCGGCGTTGCCCAATAAAATATTTTCCCGAATCGTACCGGAAAATAAGAAATTGTCCTGAAACACCATGGCAATTAATTGACGTAAACTTTTCTGTTGTACATCACGTATATTATGCCCGTCAATTTTAATGGCCCCTTGTTTAATTTCATA encodes the following:
- a CDS encoding prepilin-type N-terminal cleavage/methylation domain-containing protein, which codes for MQKNRHAFTLVELLVVVLIIGVLSAIAIPMYQGAVDKSHWSTMLPGAKAIKDAEEAIKMSNGAYTDNMANLDVTMNNADLTFALVTPNNTADPNVIRVTNSKLANVRLASYLDDNPKFAGQLHCEAKTGDERAERLCGKLLMGQELTSSDGYTGYLLDQEIDKATCDHASRSWSTSKTKCYKTTADRCEALGLGVVAGMNEQCGYVDGAEKTIGSEGICMGSKNAGCHRSKFENGGACVSDVKWGCLGNSYTNGSICYGDWNDCGTTHPNYINSYDETSCCCAKNGTSGCGSAPTCQSRGIACDPQYL